In the genome of Phycisphaeraceae bacterium, one region contains:
- the dprA gene encoding DNA-processing protein DprA: protein MDPAPVASEVCSPGASSLLRLTMVDGLGPTLIARAVRAFGSPERVLHASIRELSHLQGVGDKKARQIRRGLDDSERALRDELDLAHSLGVRIVAQGDPDYPPLLAETPASPPVLYIRGTLDPRRDLFGVGVVGSRRASHYGIEQTDRFSLALAQAGLTIVSGGARGVDTSAHRAALRAHDGRTVAVLGCGLASCYPPENDELFTQIVDAGGAIVSELPLRTGPSPENFPARNRIISGMSLGVLVVEAPLKSGALITARYAAEDQGREVMAIPGRVDWASAEGTNELLKTGCAAMVTSPRDVIDILENAARHAHAGTHAARARGLSIPGDDEGLFTPEASESREGAAGRATVALSERQRSIYEAIEDARTLDELVETTGLEAGAILADATMLELKGLIARRGDRFERRCDSRPN from the coding sequence ATGGACCCCGCGCCGGTCGCGAGTGAGGTCTGTTCCCCGGGGGCGTCGTCGCTGCTGCGCCTCACGATGGTCGACGGGCTCGGCCCGACGCTGATCGCGCGCGCCGTGCGCGCCTTCGGCTCGCCCGAGCGCGTCCTCCACGCGTCCATCCGCGAACTCTCGCACCTCCAGGGCGTGGGCGACAAGAAAGCGCGTCAGATCCGGCGCGGGCTCGACGACTCCGAGCGCGCGCTGCGCGACGAGCTCGACCTCGCGCACTCGCTGGGCGTGCGCATCGTCGCGCAGGGCGACCCCGACTACCCGCCGCTGCTCGCCGAGACGCCCGCCTCGCCCCCGGTGCTCTATATCCGCGGCACGCTCGATCCCCGGCGCGATCTGTTCGGCGTGGGCGTCGTCGGCTCCCGGCGCGCGTCGCACTACGGCATCGAGCAGACCGACCGCTTCTCCCTCGCGCTCGCGCAGGCCGGGCTCACGATCGTCTCGGGCGGGGCGCGCGGCGTCGACACCTCGGCGCACCGCGCCGCGCTGCGCGCCCACGACGGGCGCACCGTCGCCGTGCTGGGCTGCGGGCTGGCGAGCTGCTACCCGCCCGAGAACGACGAGCTGTTCACGCAGATCGTGGACGCCGGCGGGGCGATCGTCAGCGAGCTGCCCCTGCGCACCGGCCCGAGCCCGGAGAACTTCCCGGCGCGCAACCGGATCATCTCGGGGATGTCGCTTGGGGTGCTGGTGGTGGAAGCGCCGCTGAAGAGCGGCGCGCTGATCACCGCGAGGTACGCCGCCGAGGACCAGGGTCGCGAGGTGATGGCGATCCCCGGGCGCGTCGATTGGGCGTCGGCCGAGGGGACCAACGAGCTGCTGAAGACCGGGTGCGCGGCGATGGTGACCTCTCCTCGCGATGTGATCGACATCCTCGAGAACGCCGCCCGGCACGCGCACGCAGGGACGCACGCGGCGAGGGCGCGCGGGCTCTCCATCCCGGGCGACGACGAGGGGCTGTTCACCCCCGAGGCGTCCGAATCGCGCGAGGGCGCGGCGGGGCGCGCGACCGTCGCGCTGAGTGAGCGCCAGCGATCGATCTACGAGGCGATCGAGGACGCCCGGACGCTCGACGAACTGGTGGAGACGACGGGGCTGGAGGCCGGGGCGATTCTGGCGGACGCGACGATGCTCGAGCTGAAGGGGCTGATCGCGCGCCGGGGCGACCGTTTCGAGCGCCGGTGCGACTCGCGCCCAAACTGA
- the lexA gene encoding transcriptional repressor LexA, giving the protein MNLTPKQLKILKLIRDCRVRSGYSPTMQELADELGVSKVTVFEHVEALIRKGALKREPNKARSLSIAEGISVPDEEQPLKFPLVGKIAAGYPIEKFEDNDELDLTDVFGPRVGAKAGSFALRVDGDSMRDEGILDGDYVIIERRDIARNGDRVVALLPDGQTTLKTFFKETDHIRLQPANPAFEPIRVKDCKIQGVVMGVLRRY; this is encoded by the coding sequence ATGAACCTCACTCCCAAGCAACTGAAGATTCTGAAGCTGATCCGCGACTGCCGCGTGCGCTCGGGCTATTCCCCGACGATGCAGGAGCTCGCCGACGAGCTCGGCGTGAGCAAGGTCACGGTCTTCGAGCACGTCGAAGCGCTCATCCGCAAGGGCGCCCTCAAGCGCGAGCCGAACAAGGCACGCTCTTTGTCGATCGCTGAGGGCATCTCCGTCCCCGACGAGGAACAGCCCCTCAAGTTCCCCCTCGTGGGCAAGATCGCCGCCGGCTACCCCATCGAGAAGTTCGAGGACAACGACGAGCTCGACCTGACCGATGTCTTCGGCCCGCGCGTCGGCGCCAAGGCCGGATCGTTCGCGCTCCGCGTCGACGGCGACTCGATGCGCGACGAGGGCATCCTCGACGGCGACTATGTCATCATCGAGCGCCGCGACATCGCGCGCAACGGCGACCGCGTCGTCGCCCTGCTCCCCGACGGCCAGACCACCCTCAAGACCTTCTTCAAGGAAACCGACCACATCCGCCTGCAGCCCGCGAACCCGGCGTTCGAGCCGATCCGCGTCAAGGACTGCAAGATCCAGGGCGTCGTGATGGGCGTGCTCCGGCGCTATTGA
- a CDS encoding SDR family oxidoreductase, with amino-acid sequence MPHSSPLRGRIAVITGASSGIGRATALELASAGASVVVNARRAEKLDALVGEINARPEEGWGRAVGVVGDCVEQPVIADLFDTAQREFGKTADLVVVNAGRGLRGSPMSSDDTQWEEIIRLNLLGAARLIREAGTRLSADAEHAKDWPRAARDIVVLSSSVGKHISPFSSMYGSTKFAITSIAEAVRRELAPKGIRVSAIHPGVVRSEFQDSAGYDPVTFGQFMESIGPVLEPEDIAHTIAFIVSQPPHVLLNDIMIRCTRQEYP; translated from the coding sequence ATGCCACACTCCTCGCCACTGCGCGGCCGCATCGCGGTCATCACCGGCGCCTCCTCCGGGATCGGGCGCGCCACGGCCCTCGAGCTGGCGTCTGCCGGCGCGAGCGTGGTCGTCAACGCCCGGCGCGCCGAGAAACTCGACGCCCTCGTTGGCGAGATCAACGCGAGGCCCGAAGAGGGGTGGGGGCGCGCCGTCGGCGTCGTGGGCGACTGCGTCGAGCAGCCCGTCATCGCCGACCTCTTCGACACGGCGCAGCGCGAGTTCGGCAAGACCGCCGACCTGGTGGTCGTCAACGCCGGCCGCGGCCTGCGCGGGTCGCCCATGTCGTCCGACGACACGCAGTGGGAGGAGATCATCCGTCTCAACCTGCTTGGCGCCGCCCGGCTGATCCGAGAGGCCGGCACGCGCCTGAGCGCCGACGCGGAGCACGCGAAGGACTGGCCCCGCGCCGCGCGCGACATCGTGGTGCTCTCGAGCAGCGTGGGCAAGCACATTTCGCCCTTCTCCTCGATGTACGGCAGCACCAAGTTCGCCATCACCAGCATCGCCGAAGCCGTCCGGCGGGAGTTGGCGCCCAAGGGAATCCGCGTGAGCGCCATTCACCCCGGCGTGGTCAGGAGCGAGTTCCAGGACAGCGCCGGCTACGACCCGGTGACCTTCGGGCAGTTCATGGAGTCCATCGGCCCCGTGCTCGAGCCCGAGGACATCGCGCACACCATCGCGTTCATCGTGTCGCAGCCGCCCCATGTGCTGCTCAACGACATCATGATCCGCTGCACGCGTCAGGAATACCCGTGA
- a CDS encoding NAD+ synthase gives MRVALCRLNPTVGEISANAARILDAARDALVPGADLLLLPELALVGYPPKDLLLHHGFVDEAMAAAHGLARDLGALAPGMLVVVGAPWFEAGALRNALLAMRNGRIETVYSKQLLPTYDVFDEDRYFTPSDEPRVVEVAGVRVGLTICEDLWRGADAGAITRYRSRPDPVAQLVAQGASLVVNASASPFVLGKAAAQRRILAEHAARADVAVCGVNQLGGNDELVFDGHAIAFVPDRRAEGGARLVACGRRFRDDLVVFDLPADRAQWPSIPDAHDLLRDTTPESLLYDCLVLGVRDYCRKTGFSKVVLGVSGGIDSAVTGAIAAAALGPESVLTLAMPSRFSSSHALDDARSLCDALGLRMLVTPIEDAHALFERTLAPQFASLGLPTEPGVTEENIQSRLRGLTLMAFSNKTGALLLTTGNKSELAVGYCTLYGDMNGGLAVLSDVTKEWVYRLARHINANHLDSGFARAPIPVSSIDKPPSAELRPNQTDQDSLPPYEVVDRLVELFVEERLHPREIVAMTGFDPKDVARIVRLIDLNEYKRKQAAIGIKVSGVAFGSGRRMPIAQAWRSDRAL, from the coding sequence ATGCGCGTGGCGCTCTGCCGTCTCAACCCGACCGTCGGCGAGATCAGCGCGAACGCCGCGCGCATCCTCGACGCCGCCCGCGACGCCCTGGTTCCCGGCGCCGACCTGCTGCTGCTGCCCGAGCTGGCCCTCGTCGGCTACCCCCCCAAAGACCTGCTGCTCCACCACGGCTTCGTCGACGAGGCCATGGCCGCCGCCCACGGGCTGGCGCGCGATCTGGGGGCCCTCGCCCCCGGCATGCTCGTGGTCGTGGGCGCGCCCTGGTTTGAAGCGGGGGCGCTGCGCAACGCGCTGCTCGCGATGCGCAACGGTCGCATCGAAACCGTCTACTCCAAACAGCTCCTCCCAACCTACGACGTCTTCGACGAGGACCGCTATTTCACACCTAGCGACGAGCCGCGCGTCGTCGAGGTCGCCGGCGTGCGCGTCGGGCTCACCATCTGCGAGGACCTGTGGCGCGGCGCCGACGCCGGCGCGATCACGCGCTATCGCTCCAGGCCCGACCCTGTCGCGCAACTCGTCGCGCAGGGCGCCTCGCTCGTTGTCAACGCGTCGGCCAGCCCGTTCGTGCTCGGCAAGGCCGCCGCCCAGCGACGCATCCTCGCCGAGCACGCCGCCCGCGCCGATGTCGCGGTCTGCGGCGTCAACCAGCTCGGGGGCAACGACGAGCTCGTCTTCGACGGGCACGCCATCGCCTTCGTCCCCGACCGGCGCGCCGAGGGCGGCGCGCGACTCGTCGCCTGCGGCCGGCGCTTCCGCGACGACCTCGTCGTCTTCGACCTTCCGGCCGATCGCGCGCAGTGGCCCTCGATCCCCGACGCCCACGACCTGCTGCGCGACACCACGCCCGAGTCGCTGCTGTATGACTGCCTCGTCCTGGGCGTGCGCGATTACTGCCGCAAGACCGGGTTCTCGAAGGTCGTGCTGGGCGTCTCTGGCGGGATCGATTCGGCGGTGACCGGCGCGATCGCCGCCGCCGCCCTCGGCCCCGAGAGCGTCCTGACTCTCGCGATGCCGAGCCGCTTCTCGTCCTCGCACGCGCTCGACGACGCGCGCTCGCTGTGCGACGCGCTCGGCCTGCGCATGCTCGTCACGCCCATCGAAGACGCCCACGCGCTCTTCGAGCGCACGCTCGCGCCCCAGTTCGCTTCGCTCGGCTTGCCCACCGAGCCCGGCGTCACCGAAGAGAACATCCAGTCGCGCCTGCGCGGGCTCACCCTCATGGCGTTCAGCAACAAGACCGGCGCGCTGCTCCTCACCACCGGCAACAAGAGCGAGCTCGCGGTCGGCTACTGCACGCTCTACGGCGACATGAACGGCGGGCTCGCGGTGCTCTCCGATGTCACCAAGGAGTGGGTCTACCGGCTCGCGCGACACATCAACGCGAACCACCTCGACAGCGGCTTCGCCCGGGCGCCCATCCCCGTATCCAGCATCGACAAGCCCCCCAGCGCGGAGCTGCGCCCCAACCAGACCGACCAGGACTCGCTCCCGCCCTACGAGGTCGTCGACCGCCTCGTCGAGCTCTTCGTCGAGGAGCGCCTGCACCCGCGCGAGATCGTCGCGATGACCGGTTTCGACCCGAAGGACGTCGCGCGCATCGTGCGACTGATCGACCTCAACGAGTACAAGCGCAAGCAGGCCGCGATCGGCATCAAGGTCTCAGGCGTCGCCTTCGGCTCGGGCCGGCGCATGCCCATCGCGCAGGCGTGGCGATCCGACCGCGCCCTGTGA
- a CDS encoding Mrp/NBP35 family ATP-binding protein, with protein sequence MSISKDDILTALTRVEDPELRRPLTALGAVRKATACDGYVGLTIALASNDPNSQREVRARLEAAVRSLFASRDEEFKSLSVEFEGASAGTKVQANAPSAQGHSPIPLGQKAATDAGQDSPSGIPGVRHVIAVGAGKGGVGKSTIAVNLAVALARKGHAVGLMDGDIYGPSVPTLMGLDGYDALVRENMLQPFYLHGVKAMTIGKLVDPDKPLIWRGPMAHGAFRQLVQQTEWGELDYLVIDLPPGTGDVPLTMTQLLKLTGAVIVCTPQKVAQDDAVRAVKMFQQLGVDVLGVVENMSYFIGDDGKEYDLFGRGGAEMMAQRLALPFLGRVPINTALRRNSDAGDPTGNFEPTAGDSSGDALKRSLETLAQNLENQVALVSMKRAASTPKLTIS encoded by the coding sequence ATGAGCATTTCCAAGGACGACATCCTGACCGCCCTGACGCGCGTCGAGGACCCCGAGCTCCGACGCCCCCTCACGGCGCTGGGGGCGGTGCGCAAAGCCACGGCCTGCGACGGGTATGTCGGCCTCACGATCGCCCTCGCGTCCAACGACCCCAACTCCCAGCGAGAGGTCCGCGCCCGGCTCGAGGCCGCCGTCCGCTCGCTCTTCGCGTCGCGCGACGAGGAGTTCAAATCGCTCTCCGTCGAGTTCGAGGGCGCATCCGCAGGAACCAAGGTCCAGGCGAACGCGCCGTCGGCGCAGGGCCATTCTCCCATCCCGCTCGGGCAGAAGGCCGCGACAGACGCCGGACAGGACAGCCCCTCGGGCATCCCGGGCGTGCGCCATGTCATCGCCGTCGGCGCCGGCAAGGGGGGCGTGGGCAAGTCCACGATCGCCGTCAACCTCGCCGTCGCGCTCGCGCGGAAGGGGCACGCCGTCGGGCTCATGGACGGCGACATCTACGGGCCGTCCGTCCCGACGCTGATGGGCCTCGACGGCTACGACGCGCTCGTGCGCGAGAACATGCTCCAGCCCTTCTACCTCCACGGCGTCAAAGCCATGACCATCGGCAAACTCGTCGACCCCGACAAGCCGCTGATCTGGCGCGGGCCCATGGCCCACGGCGCCTTCCGCCAACTCGTCCAGCAGACCGAGTGGGGCGAGCTCGACTACCTCGTCATCGACCTGCCCCCCGGCACGGGCGATGTGCCCCTCACCATGACGCAGCTGCTGAAACTCACCGGCGCGGTGATCGTCTGCACGCCCCAGAAGGTGGCGCAGGACGACGCGGTGCGCGCCGTCAAGATGTTCCAGCAACTCGGCGTCGATGTGCTGGGCGTCGTCGAGAACATGTCGTACTTCATCGGCGACGACGGCAAGGAATACGACCTCTTCGGTCGCGGCGGCGCCGAGATGATGGCCCAGCGCCTCGCGCTGCCCTTCCTCGGTCGCGTGCCCATCAACACCGCGCTGCGCCGGAACAGCGACGCGGGCGACCCGACCGGCAACTTCGAGCCGACGGCCGGCGACTCGTCGGGCGACGCGCTCAAGCGCTCGCTCGAAACGCTCGCGCAGAACCTCGAGAACCAGGTCGCCCTCGTCTCAATGAAACGCGCCGCGTCGACGCCGAAGCTGACAATCTCCTGA
- a CDS encoding transposase encodes MISAACGSTRLEASALHQKINLDDNAREIVDSAIRERCAFTGAALHALNVRTNHVHAVVTLPGHPPERIMHSLKSWATRALKTMPGHASRTHFWTRHGSTRHLWDDRALVSACEYVVLRQDGRESGAGRG; translated from the coding sequence CTGATCAGCGCCGCGTGCGGAAGCACGCGGCTCGAAGCGTCCGCGCTTCACCAGAAGATCAATCTCGACGACAACGCGAGGGAGATCGTCGATAGTGCGATCCGCGAACGATGCGCGTTCACAGGCGCCGCCCTCCACGCGCTGAATGTCCGCACGAACCATGTCCACGCGGTGGTGACGCTTCCCGGCCACCCGCCGGAGCGGATCATGCACTCGCTCAAGTCGTGGGCGACGCGTGCCCTCAAGACCATGCCCGGCCACGCGTCGCGCACCCACTTCTGGACGCGCCACGGCAGCACGCGGCATCTCTGGGACGACCGGGCGCTCGTGAGCGCGTGCGAGTATGTGGTGTTGCGCCAAGACGGGCGCGAGTCGGGCGCAGGTCGCGGTTGA
- the hisS gene encoding histidine--tRNA ligase — MPPDETNSPTPGTPGTPGHLTGRTPDPARYSQGPRGTRDFYPLEMAKRRWIEEKWRKVSVRHGFDEIDGPRFEHLDTYTVKSGEGIVSELFSFTRAGGETEFALRPEFTPTLARMVAAKANALPKPIKWFSVGPYFRAERPQRGRLREFLQWNVDMVGDPSPEADAEVIACCVEMLRECGLTEKDVRVRMSNRHLIAHNLAAIQMVENISDEVLPTIYAAIDALPKEGRTRFRDRLSAHISSEAIEQLEWMLDNPAEIRGPDHTYLMEKVAATDADLTMKGEHYRFRDYGTEVAKLYEYLASSEVGTFVDLDLSIVRGLAYYTGTVFEVHEASGAERAIAGGGRYDNLVELFGGPSTPAVGFAMGDVVLALVLQDKGLMPSDEQIARDLGLTPEVFVFSVDESLDAKAAELLAQCRRAGMHARKSYKTTRNVGKLLKDASTQRARFAAFVEPSPDGASFRVQVKDLQGGGQASFPTIGEAIAHITSAR; from the coding sequence ATGCCCCCCGACGAGACCAACTCGCCCACCCCCGGAACCCCCGGAACCCCCGGCCACCTCACCGGACGCACGCCCGACCCGGCGCGCTATTCCCAGGGGCCGCGAGGCACGCGCGACTTCTACCCCCTCGAGATGGCCAAACGCCGCTGGATCGAGGAGAAGTGGCGGAAGGTCTCCGTCCGACACGGCTTCGACGAGATCGACGGCCCGCGCTTCGAGCACCTCGACACCTACACCGTCAAAAGCGGCGAGGGCATCGTCTCCGAACTCTTCTCCTTCACCCGCGCCGGGGGCGAGACCGAGTTCGCCCTCCGCCCCGAGTTCACCCCCACCCTGGCGCGCATGGTCGCGGCCAAGGCCAACGCCCTGCCCAAACCCATCAAGTGGTTCAGCGTCGGCCCCTACTTCCGCGCCGAGAGGCCGCAACGAGGACGCCTGCGCGAGTTCCTGCAGTGGAATGTCGACATGGTCGGCGACCCCAGCCCCGAAGCGGACGCCGAGGTGATCGCGTGCTGCGTGGAGATGTTGAGGGAGTGCGGGCTGACGGAGAAGGATGTCAGGGTGCGAATGAGCAATCGGCACCTGATTGCTCACAACCTCGCCGCAATTCAGATGGTCGAGAATATATCGGATGAAGTTCTTCCCACGATCTACGCCGCGATCGATGCACTGCCAAAAGAAGGCCGAACTCGGTTTCGCGATCGGCTCTCGGCACACATCTCGTCTGAAGCCATTGAGCAACTCGAATGGATGCTGGACAACCCTGCAGAAATTCGTGGACCAGATCATACTTACTTGATGGAGAAGGTCGCTGCTACGGATGCTGATTTGACGATGAAGGGCGAGCACTACCGTTTCCGCGATTATGGAACCGAAGTCGCAAAGCTGTATGAGTACCTCGCCAGTTCCGAGGTGGGTACGTTTGTTGATCTCGATCTCTCCATCGTCCGCGGTCTCGCCTACTACACCGGCACCGTCTTCGAGGTCCACGAAGCCAGCGGCGCCGAGCGCGCCATCGCCGGGGGCGGGCGCTACGACAACCTCGTCGAACTGTTCGGCGGGCCTTCGACGCCGGCCGTCGGCTTCGCGATGGGCGATGTCGTGCTCGCGCTCGTGCTGCAGGACAAGGGGCTGATGCCCAGCGACGAGCAGATCGCGCGCGACCTGGGGCTGACGCCCGAGGTGTTCGTGTTCTCGGTGGACGAATCGCTCGACGCGAAGGCCGCAGAACTGCTCGCGCAGTGCCGTCGCGCCGGGATGCACGCGCGCAAGTCCTACAAGACCACGCGCAACGTCGGCAAACTCCTGAAAGACGCCTCGACCCAGCGCGCCCGCTTCGCCGCGTTCGTCGAGCCCTCCCCCGACGGCGCCTCGTTCCGCGTGCAGGTGAAAGACCTGCAGGGCGGCGGGCAGGCGTCGTTCCCAACGATCGGCGAAGCGATCGCGCACATCACCAGCGCACGCTGA
- a CDS encoding tetratricopeptide repeat protein has translation MDLRWVIRVSGVVAMVAAFVTFSHWEDPKGMLGGFAPQSVISDHDRARAMLREGRYDEGIALAQAVLEREPKKASSWELLANLHDRRAGPGDEDEARMARLRAISLYQRAMRRGAWEIPEHNQWYRLGWLHRRVGDESAAMDCFRRAREKHLELASRARGELTADFLYNMACLAALTGDIEGALDAWERTAEAGFIRFEVAARDADLDSIRDDPRFAAAFERARARLEEQRERQRLERLRREREQAASGS, from the coding sequence ATGGATCTGCGCTGGGTCATCAGGGTGTCAGGCGTCGTCGCGATGGTCGCGGCGTTCGTGACTTTCTCACACTGGGAAGACCCCAAGGGCATGCTGGGCGGGTTCGCGCCGCAATCGGTGATCAGCGACCACGACCGTGCCCGGGCGATGCTGCGCGAGGGGCGCTACGACGAGGGCATCGCGCTGGCGCAGGCCGTGCTCGAACGCGAGCCAAAGAAGGCGTCCTCGTGGGAGTTGCTCGCGAACCTGCACGACCGACGCGCCGGACCGGGCGACGAGGACGAGGCCCGGATGGCGCGTCTGCGCGCGATCTCGCTCTATCAGCGCGCCATGCGCCGCGGCGCCTGGGAGATCCCCGAGCACAACCAGTGGTACCGGCTCGGCTGGCTGCACCGGCGCGTCGGCGACGAGTCGGCAGCGATGGACTGCTTCCGGCGCGCGCGCGAGAAGCATCTCGAGCTCGCGTCCCGGGCGCGCGGGGAGCTGACCGCTGACTTCCTGTACAACATGGCGTGTCTCGCGGCGCTCACCGGCGACATCGAGGGCGCGCTCGACGCGTGGGAACGGACAGCCGAGGCCGGTTTCATCCGCTTCGAGGTCGCCGCGCGCGACGCGGACCTCGACTCGATCCGCGACGACCCGCGGTTCGCGGCCGCCTTCGAGCGGGCCCGCGCGCGCCTGGAGGAGCAGCGCGAGCGCCAGCGCCTCGAGCGTCTGCGCCGCGAGCGAGAGCAGGCGGCGAGCGGATCCTGA
- a CDS encoding N-acetyltransferase produces MNQPQDPLRGESVELVPLRAAEHADALFDATPADTFRWFLSRPKEWTRESFREWIGMRAGADRSRMFVVVERASGRVVGSTSYLDIDDANRSVEIGSTWYTPPARGTRVNPECKLLLLRHAFEAMGRLRVTLKTDARNLRSQRAIAGVGAIREGTLRAHRVMDDGTARDTVYFSVTLPDWARVRKLLEARLRAPEMPPSFAVRPAGASDVPSVLPHVEAICEMHRAMDPQRFTFRPNIVEMYAKWLPERAADPRSVFLVAQSPEGETVGYLVGTVEPEVPIYWTPESGWIHDLFVLPQWRKHGVAKALVSAAVERFTALGVERIRLETAAPNDGARAFFASCGFRPGTTEMLLMLRGDALVTDAGG; encoded by the coding sequence GTGAACCAACCACAGGACCCCTTGCGCGGCGAATCCGTCGAACTCGTCCCGCTGCGCGCCGCCGAGCACGCCGACGCGCTCTTCGACGCCACCCCTGCCGACACCTTCCGCTGGTTTCTCTCGCGCCCGAAGGAGTGGACACGCGAGTCGTTCCGCGAGTGGATCGGCATGCGCGCCGGCGCCGATCGGTCGCGGATGTTCGTGGTCGTCGAGCGCGCGAGCGGTCGCGTCGTGGGTTCGACCTCGTACCTCGACATCGACGACGCGAACCGCTCGGTCGAGATCGGCTCGACCTGGTACACGCCTCCGGCCCGCGGCACGCGCGTCAACCCCGAGTGCAAGCTCCTGCTCCTCCGACACGCGTTCGAGGCGATGGGGCGCCTGCGCGTCACGCTCAAGACCGACGCGAGGAACCTGCGCAGCCAGCGCGCCATCGCCGGCGTCGGCGCGATCCGCGAGGGCACGCTGCGCGCCCATCGCGTGATGGACGACGGCACGGCGCGCGACACCGTCTACTTCAGCGTGACGCTCCCGGACTGGGCGCGCGTGAGGAAACTGCTCGAGGCGCGCCTGCGCGCGCCCGAGATGCCGCCGTCATTCGCGGTCCGTCCGGCGGGCGCGTCGGATGTCCCGTCGGTGCTGCCCCATGTCGAAGCGATCTGCGAGATGCACCGCGCGATGGACCCGCAGCGATTCACCTTTCGCCCGAACATCGTCGAGATGTACGCGAAGTGGCTGCCCGAGCGCGCCGCCGACCCGCGATCGGTCTTCCTCGTCGCGCAGTCGCCCGAGGGGGAGACCGTCGGCTATCTCGTCGGCACGGTCGAGCCCGAGGTCCCGATCTATTGGACGCCCGAGTCCGGCTGGATCCACGACCTGTTCGTCCTGCCTCAGTGGCGCAAGCACGGCGTGGCGAAGGCGCTCGTCTCGGCGGCGGTCGAGCGGTTTACGGCGCTGGGCGTCGAGCGCATCCGGCTCGAGACGGCGGCGCCCAACGACGGGGCCCGCGCGTTCTTCGCGTCGTGCGGCTTCCGCCCGGGCACGACGGAGATGCTGCTGATGCTCCGGGGTGACGCGCTGGTCACCGACGCCGGCGGGTGA